In Podospora pseudoanserina strain CBS 124.78 chromosome 5, whole genome shotgun sequence, a single window of DNA contains:
- the COG3 gene encoding Golgi transport complex subunit 3 (COG:U; EggNog:ENOG503NV3Q; BUSCO:EOG09261CWO), which translates to MFEDSWYSFVPDYQQQQRQAQSSGHQRKKSLLQPPNGVDNVDGAGSLPVLFEDQEDTNSPPEPTLSRRAKSYSDFYDIVKAQIGGRPHHKKKKGRRIRHGRTWEALGVSESLAAKLPVEQDAHDAELDKELLEASQQEFLLYHDQLVMTERHLGTLVEDANSALKVLESLSQSFRAVDEQTGSFKAQCDDLLTEQKRLQKLADDVGTDLHYYAYLDNVSRRLNAPGAGRLVEDDAFADILSSLDSCIAFMTKNTTYRDAESYLARYQALLTKALHLLEVGFTNRLNRVSAEISKQILATGSESARHALAYGRFEETLLESYSLIPNIQTVIRNVYDQNGHPQTALNWDIYANTANNIFYAYWAVRERDLKPLIQSDLDAFRSEAKESVETAARNFVKQCYERSYNEASLFRKIFAIETQYSTDPKSAFTALKSSHAGSLVTGTNVAPVATNLQSVLHNSDLRTVCNITGWVTNEYLLLDFDEDETPFVAHCRELTARLLTEHLWTFTDALFEAEISKSITKAAVAPDSLKIGPVTNNDSSSNAFPPIKRAIELLVMFDQSMPKERCQRNSPIIFSLLRESISCLHRAEARIRAAPHKGTDPDLFMIKNLLILKNELVTLEIGDIRNVHIGTQSVSGRIREMQHFGQIWDGILKPVGGNLIRGVWERVGSLGGRLGVYSGKFTAGFGRRRRRRQREWGQGGRRG; encoded by the exons ATGTTTGAAGACTCCTGGTACAGCTTTGTACCCGactaccaacaacagcagcgacAGGCGCAAAGCTCAGGCCATCAAAGAAAGAAGTCACTGCTCCAGCCTCCAAAT GGTGTAGACAATGTCGATGGCGCGGGATCGCTCCCAGTTCTTTtcgaagaccaagaagacaCCAATTCCCCACCAGAACCTACCTTGTCACGAAGAGCAAAGTCGTACTCGGATTTCTACGACATTGTCAAGGCCCAAATAGGTGGAAGGCCACAccacaagaagaagaaggggaggaggatacgACATGGCCGAACGTGGGAAGCATTGGGCGTTTCGGAGTCTTTGGCGGCAAAGCTGCCGGTCGAACAGGACGCTCACGATGCCGAGCTGGACAAGGAGCTACTGGAAGCAAGTCAACAGGAATTCCTGTTGTACCACGATCAGCTGGTCATGACCGAACGACACTTGGGCACCCTCGTTGAAGATGCGAATAGTGCTCTCAAGGTTCTCGAATCCCTGAGCCAGTCGTTCCGGGCAGTTGACGAACAAACCGGCTCTTTCAAGGCCCAATGCGACGACCTACTCACAGAGCAGAAACGGTTGCAGAAGCTGGCCGATGATGTTGGCACAGATCTTCACTACTACGCGTATCTGGACAATGTCAGCAGACGACTCAATGCTCCAGGAGCAGGCCGACTTGTGGAGGACGACGCGTTTGCCGATATTTTGTCAAGCCTCGACTCTTGCATAGCCTTCATGACGAAAAACACGACGTACCGAGATGCCGAGTCTTATCTTGCCCGCTATCAGGCCCTGCTCACCAAGGCTCTGCACTTGCTCGAAGTTGGCTTCACCAATCGCCTCAACCGAGTTTCTGCCGAAATTTCCAAACAAATATTGGCTACGGGGTCCGAGTCCGCACGGCACGCCCTGGCTTATGGCCGGTTTGAAGAGACATTGCTGGAGTCCTACTCCTTAATACCAAACATCCAGACCGTCATCCGCAACGTCTACGATCAAAACGGCCATCCGCAAACAGCACTCAACTGGGACATATATGCCAACACAGCCAACAACATCTTCTACGCCTACTGGGCCGTCAGAGAAAGAGACCTGAAACCACTAATTCAAAGCGACCTCGACGCCTTCCGCTCAGAAGCCAAGGAATCCGTCGAGACCGCGGCCCGTAACTTCGTCAAGCAGTGCTACGAGCGTTCCTACAATGAAGCCTCCCTCTTCCGGAAAATCTTCGCCATCGAGACCCAATACTCAACCGACCCCAAATCTGCCTTCACCGCCCTCAAATCCTCCCACGCCGGGTCTTTGGTCACGGGCACAAACGTCGCCCCTGtcgccaccaacctccagTCTGTTCTCCACAATAGCGACCTGAGAACAGTGTGCAACATAACAGGCTGGGTCACCAACGAGTATCTCCTGTTGGActtcgacgaggatgaaACCCCGTTTGTGGCTCACTGCAGGGAGCTCACCGCGCGGCTACTTACTGAGCACCTCTGGACGTTCACCGACGCTCTTTTCGAAGCCGAGATATCCAAATCCATCACCAAGGCAGCCGTCGCCCCAGACTCGCTCAAGATCGGGCCAGTAACCAACAATGACTCCTCCTCGAACGCTTTCCCCCCTATCAAGCGAGCTATTGAGCTGTTGGTCATGTTTGATCAATCCATGCCCAAAGAACGCTGC CAACGcaactcccccatcatcttcagccTGCTCCGGGAGTCCATCTCATGCCTTCACCGCGCCGAGGCCCGCATCCGCGCAGCTCCCCACAAGGGTACCGACCCAGATCTGTTTATGATTAAGAACTTGCTTATCCTCAAGAACGAGCTTGTGACGCTCGAGATTGGCGACATCAGAAACGTGCATATTGGTACGCAGTCGGTCTCGGGGAGGATCAGGGAGATGCAGCATTTTGGGCAGATTTGGGACGGAATATTGAAGCCGGTAGGGGGGAATCTAAtcaggggggtttgggaacGGGTGGGCAGTTTGGGGGGACGATTGGGGGTATATTCCGGGAAGTTCActgctgggtttgggaggaggaggaggaggaggcagagggaaTGGGGtcaaggagggaggagggggtaa
- a CDS encoding hypothetical protein (COG:T; EggNog:ENOG503Q46P), with product MEDLDSFFTLMGLSREKNAGPHNPRIVHCSAGVGRSGTFIALEHLMRELEAGVLERWDEMVATANNSRRGSLREQRKMMVQAEGQYQFIYGVLRKLWVERYGGGGGGGGGGGGGEVVVGLRGGRDRDEKRRWRWRR from the exons ATGGAGGACTTGGACTCTTTTTTTACGCTGATGGGCTTGTCGAGGGAGAAGAATGCGGGGCCGCATAATCCGAGGATTGTGCACTGCTCTgctggggtggggaggtcGGGGACGTTTATCGCGCTGGAGCATTTgatgagggagttggaggcTGGGGTGTTGGAGCggtgggatgagatggttgCTACTGCGAACAACTCGAGGCGCGGGTCG TTGAGGGAGCaaaggaagatgatggtgcAGGCGGAGGGGCAGTATCAGTTTATTTATGGGGTGCTGAGGAAGTTGTGGGTGGAGAggtatggtggtggtggtggtggtggtggtggtggtggtggtggagaggttgttgttgggttgagaggggggagggacagggac
- a CDS encoding hypothetical protein (COG:T; EggNog:ENOG503Q46P), whose product MPTMAHLPRFRRAKKELPAGPPLITNGLAGPSSSNNNSTTDPTGKITPPPGDLPLPAPESPLRPFGGKLSPFSRVFHRSQKRARDSPPASMPHSPLATAPVAGSVDGRPVSPLSLKMDTSGLQTAGENNGESGQQSLQVPQQQPQQQQQQQLKEKPSSSSSSSSSSSLLRAPKQVKMPAFLESNEIDIEFKFGELVWLERMRIQQGLENENSSSFSPDFRWARVKGPHLRKLDRYMNIQPWHNHRIKLQVPEGKLDYVNASPIVLHPFPISGRPREPDRYIAMQGPKQNSMDHVWRMVVEQVESPGVIVMLTETHEGHMEKCFPYFPRSQEDPPLEINERDEFGDGFRATVRCDGLEPTPAGDAIELRKLVITIHSRGGGGGGQNRKKSRSPVRLFTNGRDKTPEPSSAATRETERDADMDVKMKSPGAATSSSGTLEVPVLEEDYVPSPTESSVSSGGGASGGKDSLALSL is encoded by the exons ATGCCAACCATGGCCCACCTCCCACGGTTCAGGCGGGCCAAAAAGGAGCTGCCTGCTGGTCCCCCGCTAATAACCAACGGTCTTGCTGGACctagcagcagcaacaacaactcgACGACTGATCCAACCGGAAAGATCACCCCTCCACCTGGCGATCTTCCTCTGCCGGCGCCCGAGTCGCCGCTGAGACCGTTTGGCGGGAAGCTCAGCCCTTTTAGTCGGGTTTTCCACCGGTCGCAGAAGCGGGCGCGCGATTCGCCTCCCGCGTCGATGCCGCATTCACCTTTGGCGACTGCGCCGGTTGCTGGTTCGGTTGATGGCAGGCCGGTGTCACCTTTGAGTTTGAAGATGGATACGAGTGGGCTACAGACGGCTGGGGAGAATAATGGGGAGAGTGGACAGCAGTCGCTGCAGgtaccacaacaacaaccacaacaacaacaacagcaacaactgaaggagaagccatcatcatcatcatcatcatcatcatcatcctcattgTTGCGAGCACCAAAGCAGGTGAAGATGCCCGCGTTTCTGGAATCAAACGAGATAG ACATCGAATTCAAATTCGGCGAACTAGTCTGGCTCGAAAGAATGCGCATCCAACAAGGCCTCGAAAACGAAAACTCGTCCAGCTTCTCCCCCGACTTCCGCTGGGCTCGCGTGAAAGGGCCCCATCTCCGAAAACTGGACAGGTACATGAACATCCAACCCTGGCACAACCACCGGATCAAGCTCCAGGTCCCAGAAGGAAAACTCGACTACGTCAACGCCTCCCCCATCGTCCTGCACCCTTTCCCCATCAGCGGCCGGCCGAGAGAACCAGACCGGTACATCGCCATGCAGGGTCCAAAGCAAAACTCGATGGACCACGtctggaggatggtggtggaacAGGTCGAATCGCCGGGTGTGATTGTCATGTTGACCGAGACGCACGAGGGGCACATGGAGAAGTGTTTTCCTTACTTTCCACGGAGCCAGGAAGACCCCCCACTTGAGATCAACGAGAGGGAtgagtttggggatgggttCAGGGCGACGGTCCGGTGCGACGGGTTGGAGCCCACCCCGGCAGGGGACGCGATTGAGCTACGCAAGCTGGTCATTACAATCCATTCccgcggcggtggcggcgggggacAAAACAGGAAGAAATCCCGCTCTCCGGTTCGGCTTTTCACCAACGGACGAGATAAAACTCCTGAACCGAGCTCTGCGGCGACGAGGGAAACGGAGAGGGATGCGGATATGGACGTCAAGATGAAGTCTCCTGGTGCTGCCACCTCGTCGTCTGGCACGCTCGAGGTTcctgttttggaggaggattatGTCCCCTCACCTACTGAATCGAGTGTGTCGAGTGGTGGGGGGGCCAGTGGAGGAAAAGATTCTCTGGCACTTTCTCTATAA